A region of Solanum dulcamara chromosome 7, daSolDulc1.2, whole genome shotgun sequence DNA encodes the following proteins:
- the LOC129896209 gene encoding probable xyloglucan endotransglucosylase/hydrolase protein 23, with protein sequence MASSSSPKLVLLMCFMISAFGIAIGAKFDQEFDITWGDGRAKILNNGDLLTLSLDKISGSGFQSKNEYLFGKIDMQLKLVPGNSAGTVTAYYLSSQGATHDEIDFEFLGNLSGDPYTLHTNVFSQGKGNREQQFHLWFDPTADFHTYSILWNAQRIIFYVDGTPIREYKNSESMGVSYPKNQPMRIYSSLWNADDWATRGGLVKTDWSQAPFSASYRNFNANACIPNSPSSSSSCNSNPSTSSSSSWLNEELDNTSQERLKWVQKNYMVYNYCSDSKRFPQGFPADCVQNS encoded by the exons atggcttcttcttcttctcctaaGTTGGTACTTTTGATGTGTTTTATGATTAGTGCTTTTGGCATTGCAATTGGGGCCAAGTTCGATCAAGAATTTGACATCACATGGGGTGATGGCAGAGCAAAGATACTCAACAATGGAGACCTCCTAACTCTCTCACTTGACAAAATCTCTGGCTCTGGTTTTCAATCCAAGAATGAATATCTCTTTGGTAAAATTGACATGCAGCTCAAACTTGTCCCTGGAAATTCTGCTGGCACTGTAACTGCTTACTAT TTGTCATCACAAGGAGCAACACATGATGAgatagattttgaattcttgGGAAATCTTAGTGGTGATCCTTATACTCTCCACACTAATGTATTTAGCCAAGGCAAAGGAAACAGAGAGCAACAATTCCATCTCTGGTTTGATCCTACTGCTGATTTCCACACTTATTCCATCCTTTGGAATGCACAACGCATCAT ATTCTATGTGGATGGAACGCCCATTAGAGAATACAAGAATAGTGAATCAATGGGAGTTTCATATCCCAAGAACCAACCAATGAGGATATACTCAAGTCTTTGGAATGCAGATGATTGGGCTACAAGAGGAGGACTTGTCAAGACTGATTGGAGCCAAGCACCCTTTAGTGCTTCTTACAGAAACTTCAATGCCAATGCTTGTATACCCAATTctccatcatcatcatcttcttgCAATTCCAATCCTTCAACTTCATCCAGCAGTTCATGGTTGAATGAAGAGTTAGATAACACAAGCCAAGAGAGGCTCAAATGGGTGCAGAAGAATTACATGGTTTATAATTACTGCAGTGATTCCAAGCGATTTCCACAAGGATTTCCAGCAGATTGTGTTCAGAATAGTTGA